One Cenarchaeum symbiont of Oopsacas minuta DNA segment encodes these proteins:
- a CDS encoding threonine ammonia-lyase → MDLTFEDIVKAQKILLNSADIRKTPLVFSPTFSKLTGSDVYLKQEFQQKTGSFKIRGAYYKIRSLSDDEKRKGVVAASAGNHAQGVAFAASIEDISCTIIMPKSASPAKVLATKGYGATVILDGDNYDEASNIAKKMAIDTGATIIHAFDDPQIMAAQGVVGLEILHDLPDVQEIYVPIGGGGLAAGILVAVKEKNPNVRIIGVQSESYHAMKTSVESSMLQVQSGKRTIADGVAVSRPGEKTFSIIMQLIDEIVTVSDEQIVKTMFILMERAKSVVEPAGAISLAYPLAVKPSPGKKIACVLAGGNVDMYLLGQIVDKGLVHMGRLLRITVLLPDRPGAFKDVVDAITASDANIVEVVHDRFSSKINAGSAGVTLSLEMQGRHDAKKLLERLQVKGIQFELLT, encoded by the coding sequence ATGGATCTGACTTTTGAGGATATAGTAAAAGCACAAAAGATCTTGTTGAATAGTGCAGATATCAGAAAAACCCCACTTGTGTTTTCTCCCACGTTTAGTAAACTTACTGGCTCTGATGTTTATCTAAAACAAGAGTTTCAACAGAAAACTGGTTCGTTTAAAATTAGAGGTGCATATTACAAAATAAGATCATTATCTGATGATGAGAAGAGAAAAGGAGTTGTTGCTGCATCTGCGGGAAACCATGCACAAGGTGTAGCATTTGCTGCATCCATTGAAGACATATCATGTACTATCATAATGCCCAAATCTGCATCTCCTGCAAAAGTTCTAGCTACAAAAGGATATGGTGCAACTGTGATATTAGATGGAGATAATTATGATGAAGCATCAAACATTGCAAAAAAAATGGCAATAGATACTGGAGCCACCATAATACATGCATTTGATGATCCACAAATTATGGCGGCGCAAGGAGTAGTAGGGTTGGAAATTTTACACGACTTGCCTGACGTGCAAGAAATTTATGTTCCAATCGGTGGTGGCGGATTGGCAGCTGGCATATTGGTTGCTGTAAAAGAAAAAAATCCCAACGTTCGTATAATTGGCGTACAATCAGAATCATACCATGCAATGAAGACATCTGTTGAGTCATCTATGTTGCAGGTGCAGAGTGGAAAAAGAACTATAGCAGACGGTGTAGCAGTAAGCAGACCTGGTGAAAAAACATTCTCTATTATTATGCAATTGATCGATGAAATAGTTACAGTAAGTGACGAACAAATCGTAAAGACAATGTTTATTCTTATGGAAAGAGCAAAGTCCGTTGTAGAACCTGCAGGGGCAATAAGTCTAGCATATCCACTTGCTGTTAAACCATCACCAGGAAAAAAAATTGCTTGTGTACTTGCAGGCGGTAACGTGGATATGTATCTGCTTGGACAGATAGTTGACAAGGGACTAGTTCACATGGGACGCTTGTTGAGAATAACTGTGCTGCTACCAGATAGGCCTGGTGCGTTCAAAGATGTCGTAGATGCCATTACCGCATCGGATGCAAATATAGTTGAAGTAGTTCACGATCGGTTTAGCTCAAAGATAAACGCAGGCTCTGCTGGAGTGACATTAAGTCTTGAAATGCAAGGAAGACACGATGCAAAAAAACTACTTGAACGGCTTCAAGTTAAAGGAATACAGTTTGAGCTTTTAACATAG
- a CDS encoding DEAD-like helicase domain-containing protein, translated as MIQADNVIDNRNVILRDELLKILPKTGNASIAVGYFFISGLSVIISSLKDVDKIRLLISNTTDKATTEALIEGFHNIKEVHSKINETNFVNRDRKIKVISDSKTNITESLEYMNQSIEDKTVVELLIEMMKTKQLEVRVYPKEKLHAKAYIFQPKNTDFTQGMGIVGSSNLSIAGISHNSELNLKTYNSPDVNQLLTWFNELWEEGLLFTEDFNLILTKSWAGKVYSPRDLFLKAIYLEYKGKLEEQHKIDPVWELKFPKLFKFQRDAFDKGLTMFESYGGVIIGDVVGLGKTYVGTTLLKYLQLHGYRPLIICPPLLIPMWEEICEEYEVDVKILSQGVLSQDNFELYQDYRYKSRDLVLIDESHHFRNNDSRRYENIHQFMQAQDAKAILLTATPYSNSALDIKNQIMLFHQTPKTFIPPANETDLDKYFRQVENGNVSLVDLLRNIMVRRTRRYVLKQYGINDKNGRKYLRVGNENKYFPTREMKTEKYDINKVYQRKYQTIVDYLAKPSSNNNTKNLTLARYSLGSYVKDEYKDMELYKELGAAGTKLMGLIRTLLLKRMESSIEAFKQSIKHYINTHKIFQTLLDKGIIPIGDVSYKEMYNIAQSDSDSINDPETIEKFKEKIHAAGETKYKFEAFDIKKLTLDIQNDIEIFETIDGLIHRLTWKTDDKLHKLQNLLENEYSGKKIIVFSEFATTTKYLNDYLHWNGIKEQIDSSKNSIEYARRFDPDNNPGSKTKTKKSEQISLLITTDVLSEGVNLQAGEIIINYDFHWNPTRLIQRAGRIDRIGSENENIMVHNFLLAQEMKADFKLEDYVDSKINNIQQIIGEDYKILKPNEQINTKDLYAIYKGDDSILDREGKNPLEPSKFEKILRDIQVNDPKFWKEFKTIPNGIRSSNNIKSDGQLLLACESGTNQSNKIKKYYLINACKEIKEIRIQSALEILESNDKIIHSLPSNYDKLLSIGWSKFIEDVEQIKARTFSIRLNSSQKWIIERLVKMNKTEKFSDRKIMIDTLRKAYSISILKGKLNKELNKIKKSEMTDSELLERLSQLYIHYNLQNRVTRDEEESKSPRILYSKYVENQNE; from the coding sequence ATGATTCAAGCAGATAATGTGATTGATAACAGAAATGTAATTTTGAGAGATGAATTATTAAAAATTTTACCGAAAACTGGAAATGCTAGTATTGCCGTAGGCTATTTCTTTATTTCTGGACTTTCAGTGATAATTTCATCATTAAAAGACGTAGATAAAATTCGTTTATTAATTTCTAATACTACTGACAAAGCTACCACCGAAGCTCTAATTGAAGGATTTCATAACATCAAAGAAGTACACAGTAAGATTAATGAAACCAATTTTGTAAACAGGGATAGAAAAATCAAAGTGATTTCAGATTCTAAAACTAATATAACAGAATCTTTAGAATACATGAATCAATCTATTGAAGATAAAACTGTTGTAGAGTTGCTTATTGAAATGATGAAAACTAAACAACTAGAAGTCAGAGTGTACCCAAAAGAAAAACTTCATGCTAAAGCTTATATTTTTCAACCAAAAAATACAGATTTCACGCAAGGTATGGGAATTGTAGGTTCTAGTAATTTGTCTATTGCAGGAATTTCTCACAATAGTGAATTAAATCTCAAAACGTATAATTCTCCTGACGTAAATCAATTATTGACCTGGTTTAATGAATTATGGGAAGAAGGGTTGTTGTTTACTGAAGATTTTAATTTAATACTAACAAAATCATGGGCTGGAAAAGTATATTCTCCTAGAGATTTGTTTTTAAAAGCAATATATTTAGAATATAAAGGAAAATTAGAAGAGCAACACAAAATTGATCCGGTCTGGGAATTAAAATTTCCAAAATTATTTAAATTTCAAAGAGACGCATTTGATAAAGGACTTACAATGTTTGAATCATATGGCGGCGTGATAATTGGAGATGTTGTTGGGTTAGGTAAAACATATGTTGGCACAACATTGTTAAAATATTTACAACTGCATGGATATCGACCTTTGATCATTTGCCCACCATTGCTAATTCCCATGTGGGAAGAAATATGTGAAGAATATGAAGTTGATGTAAAAATTTTATCACAAGGTGTGTTATCTCAAGATAATTTTGAATTGTATCAAGATTACAGATATAAAAGTAGGGATTTGGTATTAATTGATGAGAGTCATCATTTTAGAAACAATGATTCTAGACGATACGAAAATATACATCAATTTATGCAGGCACAAGATGCAAAAGCTATATTACTAACTGCAACACCATATTCTAATAGCGCTTTAGATATTAAAAATCAAATAATGTTATTTCATCAAACTCCAAAAACATTTATTCCACCTGCAAACGAAACTGATCTTGATAAATATTTTAGACAAGTTGAAAATGGTAATGTTAGTTTAGTTGACTTGTTAAGAAATATCATGGTCAGACGTACTAGACGATATGTTCTGAAACAATATGGAATAAATGATAAAAACGGTAGAAAATATTTACGAGTTGGTAATGAAAATAAATATTTTCCTACACGTGAAATGAAAACAGAAAAATATGATATTAATAAGGTATATCAAAGAAAATACCAAACTATTGTAGATTATCTTGCCAAACCTTCATCTAATAACAACACTAAAAATCTCACACTTGCAAGATATAGTTTAGGTTCGTATGTGAAAGATGAATATAAGGATATGGAATTATATAAAGAACTAGGAGCTGCCGGCACAAAACTTATGGGATTGATCAGAACTTTGTTGTTAAAAAGAATGGAGAGTAGTATTGAAGCATTCAAACAAAGTATTAAACACTATATTAACACACACAAAATTTTTCAAACATTATTAGATAAAGGAATTATTCCTATCGGCGATGTATCTTATAAGGAAATGTATAACATTGCACAATCTGACTCTGACTCTATAAATGATCCTGAAACAATTGAAAAATTTAAAGAAAAAATTCATGCAGCAGGAGAAACAAAATATAAATTTGAGGCATTTGACATTAAAAAATTAACATTAGATATACAAAATGATATTGAAATATTTGAAACGATTGATGGATTAATTCATCGACTAACATGGAAAACAGATGACAAGTTACACAAATTGCAAAATTTACTTGAAAATGAATATTCTGGAAAGAAAATCATCGTATTTTCAGAATTTGCCACTACGACTAAATACTTGAATGATTATCTACATTGGAATGGGATTAAAGAACAAATTGATTCTTCTAAGAATTCTATAGAGTATGCGAGAAGATTTGATCCGGACAATAATCCAGGCAGTAAGACAAAAACTAAAAAATCCGAGCAAATTTCTTTATTGATCACTACAGATGTCTTGTCAGAAGGTGTAAATCTTCAAGCAGGAGAAATTATAATCAATTATGACTTTCATTGGAATCCAACCCGATTGATTCAAAGAGCAGGAAGAATTGACAGAATTGGAAGTGAAAATGAAAATATCATGGTACATAATTTTTTATTAGCTCAAGAAATGAAAGCAGATTTTAAACTTGAGGATTATGTCGATAGCAAAATCAATAATATACAACAGATAATTGGTGAAGATTATAAGATACTCAAGCCAAATGAACAGATCAACACAAAAGATCTTTATGCAATTTACAAAGGTGATGATTCAATACTAGATAGAGAAGGAAAAAACCCTTTGGAGCCCTCCAAATTTGAGAAAATTCTAAGAGATATTCAAGTAAATGATCCTAAGTTTTGGAAAGAATTTAAGACGATTCCTAATGGAATTCGTAGCTCGAACAATATAAAATCGGATGGGCAATTGCTTTTGGCGTGTGAAAGTGGAACTAATCAAAGTAATAAAATAAAAAAATATTATTTAATCAACGCATGTAAAGAGATTAAAGAGATCAGAATACAAAGTGCATTAGAAATTTTAGAATCAAATGATAAAATAATTCATTCATTGCCTTCAAATTATGATAAATTGTTATCCATTGGTTGGAGTAAATTTATTGAAGATGTAGAACAGATAAAGGCTAGGACATTTAGTATTAGATTAAATTCATCACAAAAATGGATAATAGAAAGATTGGTAAAAATGAATAAAACGGAAAAATTTTCAGATAGAAAAATAATGATAGATACATTACGAAAGGCATATTCTATCTCAATTTTAAAAGGAAAATTAAATAAAGAATTGAACAAGATCAAAAAAAGTGAAATGACGGATTCCGAGCTGTTAGAACGTCTAAGTCAATTATACATACAC
- a CDS encoding Transposase — protein MQKRLDIKSAYADCKRTCEAENDLPKSGSYGKNVLALVVQYRAARIPYNEITNLVKTVCGLVVATSTIISNVSDLMEKDAKTITNTVVQSPFVNIDETSNGLLIWTWVITYEKNIAIIANKSRGAYVMDAYMDKFNGVAVTDGYPVYKRFDPGGMRQRCWAHELRTVKHMEIRHGGAYRKLYEKMCMLFENAKNNANCDARARHEFEYAFDRMLDGYRSFEISESCKTV, from the coding sequence TTGCAGAAGAGATTAGACATCAAATCAGCGTATGCAGACTGCAAACGTACCTGTGAAGCAGAAAATGATCTACCAAAATCAGGATCATATGGCAAGAATGTACTTGCTCTGGTTGTCCAATACAGGGCGGCAAGAATTCCATATAATGAAATAACCAATCTGGTCAAAACAGTATGCGGTTTGGTTGTTGCAACATCCACTATAATTTCAAATGTCTCAGATCTAATGGAAAAAGATGCAAAAACAATAACAAACACGGTTGTACAGTCGCCGTTTGTTAATATTGATGAGACATCAAACGGATTGTTAATTTGGACATGGGTCATCACATACGAGAAAAACATTGCAATAATCGCAAACAAGAGTCGCGGTGCATATGTCATGGACGCATATATGGATAAATTTAATGGTGTTGCAGTAACTGATGGATATCCAGTTTACAAGAGATTTGATCCTGGAGGAATGCGCCAACGATGCTGGGCTCACGAGCTGCGTACAGTTAAACACATGGAGATAAGACACGGCGGTGCATACAGGAAACTCTACGAAAAGATGTGCATGCTGTTTGAGAATGCCAAAAACAATGCCAATTGTGATGCAAGAGCCAGGCATGAATTTGAATACGCATTTGATCGCATGTTGGATGGATATCGTAGTTTTGAAATATCAGAGTCTTGTAAAACGGTTTGA
- a CDS encoding N5-carboxyaminoimidazole ribonucleotide synthase, whose amino-acid sequence MAIVLGIIGGGQLGMMLAEAAKKMPDNISEVVVLDPTLGCPAAQIGVSQIVANFDNYKAIKELAKRSDIITYEIESGNADALESVSNIVQVSPSPDTLRTLQDKYIQKQFLHKHDIPVGKFSVINSIDDVYTKAREFGFPVLLKARYGAYDGRGNYLVDSESCIEKAYEYFSGKPVYMERHIDFDLEVSVIAARNTKGEIKTYPLVENIHKDGILCTTVAPARTDSQVAQNAEQISHMVMENLKGAGVFGIEMFVTSDRKVLINEIAPRVHNSGHHTLQSSATTQFEQHLRAILGLKLGSTILLHRTVMQNILGPKSFSGAYTCDDIIGDGVYLKMYNKSESRPLRKLGHLNVVETSTNEDLISRVMSINISIKPT is encoded by the coding sequence TTGGCAATAGTTCTTGGTATTATAGGTGGGGGGCAGCTTGGGATGATGCTTGCAGAGGCAGCAAAAAAAATGCCCGATAACATATCAGAGGTTGTAGTACTTGACCCAACTTTAGGATGCCCTGCAGCACAGATTGGCGTATCACAGATAGTGGCAAATTTTGATAATTATAAAGCAATAAAAGAACTAGCTAAAAGATCAGATATCATAACATATGAGATAGAGTCAGGGAATGCAGACGCACTTGAATCAGTCTCCAATATAGTACAAGTAAGCCCATCTCCAGATACGTTGCGTACCTTACAAGACAAGTATATTCAAAAACAATTTCTACATAAACATGATATACCTGTTGGGAAATTTTCTGTAATAAATTCCATCGATGATGTGTACACAAAAGCAAGAGAGTTTGGCTTTCCAGTATTGTTAAAGGCTAGATATGGAGCATATGATGGACGTGGAAACTATCTTGTTGATTCTGAGTCGTGCATAGAAAAAGCATATGAATATTTTTCAGGTAAACCTGTCTATATGGAGCGTCATATTGATTTTGATTTAGAAGTGTCAGTTATTGCAGCAAGAAATACAAAAGGAGAGATAAAAACATACCCTTTGGTTGAAAATATCCACAAAGATGGAATACTATGCACCACAGTTGCCCCAGCTAGAACAGATTCGCAAGTAGCACAAAATGCTGAACAGATATCACATATGGTGATGGAAAATCTCAAAGGAGCAGGAGTGTTTGGAATTGAGATGTTTGTGACCTCTGATAGAAAGGTCTTAATCAATGAAATTGCTCCACGTGTACACAATTCAGGACATCATACGCTACAATCAAGTGCAACTACACAGTTTGAACAGCATCTTCGGGCAATATTGGGGCTAAAACTTGGCAGTACTATACTTTTACATCGTACTGTGATGCAGAATATACTAGGTCCAAAATCATTTTCTGGTGCATACACTTGTGACGATATTATAGGTGATGGGGTATATTTGAAAATGTACAATAAATCAGAATCACGGCCGTTGAGAAAATTGGGCCATCTCAACGTAGTAGAGACTAGTACAAACGAGGATCTAATTTCACGTGTAATGTCCATAAATATATCCATAAAACCCACATAA
- a CDS encoding Transposase, whose translation MKYQSLVKRFENSTEALFAFIEHENIPPTNNAAEHALRDVVVRRKISGQIRIYEKNVKLSNVHFDMESAR comes from the coding sequence TTGAAATATCAGAGTCTTGTAAAACGGTTTGAGAATTCAACTGAAGCTCTGTTTGCATTTATTGAACATGAAAACATTCCGCCTACAAACAATGCTGCCGAGCATGCATTGAGGGATGTCGTGGTTCGCCGTAAGATAAGTGGTCAGATCAGGATCTATGAAAAGAATGTCAAACTTTCTAACGTGCATTTTGACATGGAAAGCGCACGGTAA